One genomic region from Rattus norvegicus strain BN/NHsdMcwi chromosome 10, GRCr8, whole genome shotgun sequence encodes:
- the E4f1 gene encoding transcription factor E4F1 isoform X2: protein MEGAMAVRVTAAHTAEARAEAGHEAGEGGVAAAAALSNGGFLGLPAPFSEEDEDDVHRCGRCQVEFTALEDFVQHKIQKTCHRAPQEALPTTSAATSLLGQEVVPTAAEEGPEEPITVAHIVVEATSLAEDMSHAPDLVGSGHIKEVIVAAEAEPGDGEMAEAPGSPNHQELGLIGEGEQAQVKLLVNKEGRYVCMLCHKTFKTGSILKAHMVTHSSRKDHECKLCGASFRTKGSLIRHHRRHTDERPYKCAKCGKSFRESGALTRHLKSLTPCTEKIRFSISKDTAVGKEEVPAGSSASTVGTVTSSVAGEPMETSPVIHLVTDAKGTVIHEVHVQMQELPLGMKALTPESADCEELPCSRENSRENLLHQAMQNSGIVLDRVAGEESTLQPAPPSGSSPQSLGDGPSELPLLEVEQIETVASEAATVPRTHPCSQCSETFPSAATLEAHKRGHIGPRPFTCTQCGKAFPKAYLLKKHQEVHVHERRFRCGDCGKLYKTIAHVRGHRRVHSDERPFPCPQCGKRYKTKNAQQVHFRTHLEEKPHVCQFCSRGFREKGSLVRHVRHHTGEKPFKCYKCGRGFAEHGTLNRHLRTKGGCLLEVEELLVSEESPSAAATVLAEDPHTVLVEFSSVVADTQEYIIEATADDTETSEATEIIEGTQTEVDSHIMKVVQQIVHQAGAGHQIIVQNVTMDQEAALGSEAAAADTITIATPESLTEQVAMTLASAISEGTVLTARAGPNSTEQATVTMVSSEDIEILEHGGELVIASPEGQLEVQTVIV from the exons ATGGAGGGCGCGATGGCAGTGCGGGTGACGGCCGCTCATACGGCAGAAGCCCGGGCCGAAGCCGGGCATGAAGCGGGCGAGGGCGGGGTTGCAGCGGCGGCGGCCTTGTCCAACGGCGGCTTTCTTGGGCTCCCAGCGCCCTTCAGCGAGGAAG ATGAGGATGACGTACACAGATGTGGACGCTGCCAAGTGGAATTCACTGCCTTGGAGGACTTTGTCCAGCACAAGATTCAGAAGACCTGCCATCGGGCCCCACAAGAGGCCCTGCCCACCACCTCTGCTGCCACTTCGTTGCTGGGCCAGGAG GTGGTGCCAACAGCAGCAGAGGAAGGTCCAGAGGAACCCATCACTGTGGCCCACATCGTGGTGGAGGCCACCTCTCTGGCAGAAGACATGAGCCATGCTCCTGACCTTGTTG GAAGTGGGCACATCAAAGAGGTCATTGTGGCTGCTGAGGCAGAGCCAGGGGATGGCGAGATGGCAGAGGCTCCAGGCAGTCCTAACCATCAGGAACTTGGGCTTATTGGGGAGGGCGAGCAGGCCCAAGTCAAGCTGCTGGTGAACAAGGAAGGCCGCTACGTGTGCATGCTATGTCACAAGACCTTCAAAACG GGCAGCATCCTCAAGGCTCACATGGTAACACACAGCAGCCGCAAGGACCACGAGTGCAAGCTCTGTGGGGCCTCCTTTCGGACCAAGGGCTCTCTGATCCGGCACCACCGACGGCACACTG ATGAGCGTCCCTACAAATGTGCCAAGTGTGGGAAGAGTTTCCGAGAGTCAGGCGCACTGACTCGGCACCTCAAATCTCTCACTCCATGCACAGAAAAGATCCGTTTCAGCATAAGCAAGGACACAGCCGTGGGCAAAGAGGAAGTGCCTGCAG GGTCCAGTGCCTCCACTGTGGGGACAGTGACATCGTCAGTGGCAGGAGAACCCATGGAGACATCACCTGTGATTCACCTGGTGACAGATGCCAAGGGCACTGTCATCCATGAAGTCCATGTCCAGATGCAGGAGCTTCCCCTGGGCATGAAAGCCCTGACCCCAGAG TCGGCAGACTGTGAGGAGCTTCCCTGCTCCCGTGAGAACAGCCGGGAGAACCTGCTACATCAGGCCATGCAGAATTCTGGCATCGTCCTCGACAGGGTTGCTGGGGAGGAGAGTACCCTGCAGCCAGCCCCTCCTTCTGGGTCCAGTCCCCAGTCCCTGGGAGATGGACCCTCAGAGCTGCCACTGCTGGAGGTGGAGCAGATAGAGACAGTAG CCAGTGAGGCAGCCACTGTGCCCAGGACCCACCCGTGCTCTCAGTGCAGTGAGACTTTCCCATCAGCGGCTACCTTGGAGGCCCACAAGAGAGGTCATATAG GGCCGAGGCCATTCacctgcacacagtgtggcaaggCCTTCCCCAAAGCCTACCTGCTCAAGAAGCACCAGGAGGTGCATGTGCACGAGCGCCGCTTCCGTTGTGGAGACTGTGGGAAGCTTTATAAGACCATTGCCCATGTGCGGGGCCACCGGCGTGTCCACTCCGACGAGAGGCCTTTCCCTTGTCCCCAGTGTGGCAAGCGTTACAAGACCAAG AATGCCCAGCAAGTGCACTTCCGGACACATTTGGAAGAAAAGCCCCACGTGTGCCAGTTCTGCAGCCGAGGCTTCCGGGAGAAGGGCTCTCTAGTGCGGCATGTGAGGCACCACACCGGCGAGAAACCTTTCAAGTGCTACAAATGTGGCCGTGGCTTTGCAGAGCATGGCACACTCAACCGGCACCTGCGCACTAAAG GGGGCTGCCTGCTCGAAGTGGAGGAGTTGCTGGTATCCGAGGAGAGCCCCTCTGCGGCTGCTACTGTGCTTGCAGAAGACCCCCACACGGTGCTGGTGGAGTTCTCATCTGTGGTGGCTGATACCCAAGAGTACATTATTGAG GCTACTGCGGATGACACAGAGACCAGTGAAGCCACTGAGATCATTGAGGGCACGCAGACAGAG GTGGATAGTCACATCATGAAGGTGGTCCAGCAGATCGTGCACCAGGCTGGCGCTGGGCACCAGATCATTGTGCAGAATGTGACCATGGACCAGGAGGCAGCACTGGGCTCAGAGGCAGCTGCCGCGGACACGATCACCATTGCCACTCCTGAGAGTCTTACTGAGCAGGTGGCCATGACGCTGGCTTCAGCCATCAGTGAGGGCACTGTGCTCACAGCCCGGGCAGGGCCAAACAGTACTGAACAGGCCACTGTGACAATGGTGTCATCAGAGGACATCGAGATCCTTGAGCACGGAGGGGAGCTGGTCATTGCTTCACCAGAGGGCCAGCTTGAGGTGCAGACAGTCATTGTATAG